A stretch of Blattabacterium cuenoti DNA encodes these proteins:
- a CDS encoding CTP synthase, with protein METKYIFITGGVSSSLGKGIVSASLGMLLKARGYKISILKLDPYFNVDPGTLNPYEHGECFVTKDGAETDLDLGHYERFLNQSTTRKNNVTSGLIYKTVIDNERKGNYLGKTIQVIPHITDEIKRRIKILGESRNYDIIITEIGGTVGDIESLPYIETVRQLKWELGKFNGLVIHLTLLPYIPVTGEIKTKPTQHSVRNLMEKGIQADIIVCRTEKHISKNIRNKLALFCNVKPKHVIESIDTKIIYEIPCLLHFQNFDKVVLNHLNLSTIIAPNLEIWKIFINKYKNPKYKIKIALVGKYVSLHDSYKSITEALIHAGTESEISINIKWIYSDMIEEKNMKKYFYGVSGILVAPGFGNRGIEGKILAAKYARENKIPFFGICLGMQIAVIEFARNVLGLKKANSYEINPDTSHPVINLMEKQKKLIYKGGTMRLGNWKCLLIEGSKIFSIYGGKKEVFERHRHRYEFNNNYLECFSNAGMKVVGINPDTGLVEALELENHIFFLGVQYHPEYKSRVTNPHPLFINFVKIAKNYKYCNHQNYSFI; from the coding sequence ATGGAAACAAAATACATTTTTATTACAGGGGGAGTCTCCTCTTCTTTGGGAAAAGGAATTGTTTCTGCTTCTTTGGGAATGTTATTAAAAGCAAGAGGATATAAAATATCTATTTTAAAATTGGATCCTTATTTTAATGTAGATCCGGGGACTTTAAATCCTTATGAACATGGAGAATGTTTTGTAACGAAAGATGGAGCAGAAACAGATTTAGATTTAGGTCATTATGAACGATTTTTGAATCAATCCACTACTAGAAAAAATAATGTAACATCTGGTTTAATATATAAAACTGTCATTGATAATGAAAGAAAAGGAAATTATTTAGGAAAAACAATACAGGTTATCCCTCATATAACTGATGAAATTAAAAGACGGATAAAAATACTTGGAGAATCTAGAAATTATGATATTATTATTACCGAAATAGGAGGTACTGTTGGAGATATAGAAAGTTTACCATATATAGAGACAGTACGTCAACTTAAATGGGAATTAGGAAAATTTAATGGATTAGTAATTCATTTGACTTTACTTCCATATATTCCAGTAACTGGGGAGATAAAAACAAAACCAACACAGCATTCTGTTCGTAATTTAATGGAAAAAGGAATACAGGCAGATATTATTGTTTGTCGAACAGAAAAACATATATCTAAAAATATTAGAAACAAATTAGCCTTGTTTTGTAATGTAAAACCAAAACATGTTATAGAATCAATTGATACAAAAATTATATATGAAATTCCTTGTCTATTACATTTCCAAAACTTTGATAAAGTAGTATTAAATCATTTAAATTTATCTACTATCATTGCTCCAAACCTAGAAATTTGGAAAATTTTTATTAACAAATATAAAAATCCAAAATATAAAATTAAAATAGCATTAGTTGGGAAATATGTTTCTTTACATGATTCTTATAAATCGATTACAGAAGCATTAATTCATGCAGGAACAGAAAGTGAAATTTCTATTAATATAAAATGGATTTATTCAGATATGATAGAAGAAAAAAATATGAAAAAATATTTCTATGGAGTTTCAGGAATTTTAGTAGCACCTGGATTTGGAAATAGAGGAATAGAAGGAAAGATTCTTGCTGCAAAATATGCAAGAGAAAATAAGATTCCATTTTTTGGAATATGTTTAGGAATGCAAATCGCTGTTATAGAATTTGCTAGAAATGTATTAGGATTAAAAAAAGCAAATAGTTATGAAATAAATCCAGATACCTCTCATCCAGTAATAAATTTAATGGAAAAACAAAAAAAATTAATTTATAAAGGAGGGACTATGCGTTTAGGAAATTGGAAATGTCTTTTAATAGAAGGATCAAAAATATTTTCTATTTATGGAGGAAAGAAAGAAGTTTTTGAAAGACATCGTCATCGATATGAATTTAATAATAATTATTTAGAATGTTTTTCTAATGCTGGAATGAAAGTAGTTGGAATAAATCCAGATACAGGTTTAGTAGAAGCTTTAGAATTAGAAAATCATATATTTTTTTTGGGAGTTCAATACCATCCAGAATATAAGAGTAGAGTCACAAATCCGCATCCTTTATTTATAAATTTTGTGAAAATTGCGAAAAATTACAAATACTGTAATCATCAGAATTATTCTTTTATATGA
- the fsa gene encoding fructose-6-phosphate aldolase produces the protein MKFFIDTANLEEIHEARSLGMLDGITTNPSLISKESVSNQKEIRSHYLSICHLLKNEEDISAEVISTNYEDMVKEGEELSLVHPRIIVKIPMTQDGIKSINFLSKKGIKTNCTLVFSEGQSILAAKSGAYYVSPFIGRIDDISYNGLHLIKNIKKIYENYNFKTRILAASIRTPLHIIECSKIGIYAVTSPIQVIKNLLRNPLTDIGLDKFMKDYKNKII, from the coding sequence ATGAAATTTTTCATAGATACGGCCAATTTAGAAGAAATTCACGAAGCAAGATCATTAGGAATGTTAGATGGAATAACTACAAATCCGTCTTTGATTTCTAAAGAATCAGTTTCTAATCAAAAAGAAATACGAAGTCATTATTTATCTATATGTCATCTTTTAAAAAATGAAGAAGACATCAGTGCAGAAGTGATTAGTACTAACTATGAAGATATGGTTAAAGAAGGAGAAGAATTATCACTTGTACATCCAAGAATTATAGTGAAAATACCTATGACACAAGATGGGATTAAGTCTATCAATTTTCTTTCCAAAAAAGGAATAAAAACTAATTGTACTCTTGTTTTTTCTGAAGGACAATCTATTTTAGCCGCTAAATCTGGAGCTTATTATGTTTCTCCTTTTATAGGAAGAATAGACGATATTTCTTATAACGGACTTCATTTGATAAAAAATATCAAAAAAATATACGAAAATTACAATTTTAAAACAAGAATTTTGGCTGCTTCAATACGTACTCCTTTACATATTATAGAATGTTCAAAAATTGGAATATATGCAGTTACCTCTCCGATACAAGTTATAAAAAATCTATTACGTAATCCATTAACGGATATAGGATTAGATAAATTTATGAAAGATTATAAAAACAAAATAATTTAA
- the clpX gene encoding ATP-dependent Clp protease ATP-binding subunit ClpX: protein MEDSLLKCNFCGRKKNEIHFLISGISGHICNYCIEKTYSIIHKKFSEKNIDNNKYESIEIKKPREIKSFLDKYVIGQNEAKKIISVAVYNHYKRISQKEKEKEKNEQHTEIEKSNILLIGKTGTGKTLLAKSISKLLKVPFAIADATTLTEAGYVGEDVESILTRLLQSVNYDIRSAEKGIIFLDEIDKISRKSNNPSITRDVSGEGVQQALLKILEGSVINVPPQGGRKHPDQKMIQINTENILFIAGGTFDGIEKIISDRIEKISIGFLTKERKKNNREKNYHYLKNILAIDLKKFGLIPEIIGRFPIITNLNPLDKNMLKQILIEPKNALIKQYKKLFDMDKVSINITDEALDIIVDKTFQLGLGARGLRTFCEKIFLDYMFDIENIKNVLNVDKNIVMKKLSNY from the coding sequence ATGGAAGACTCATTATTAAAATGTAATTTTTGTGGAAGAAAAAAAAATGAAATTCATTTTTTGATATCGGGAATTAGTGGCCATATTTGTAATTATTGCATAGAAAAAACTTACTCTATTATTCATAAAAAATTTTCAGAAAAAAATATTGATAATAATAAATACGAATCCATAGAAATAAAAAAACCTAGAGAAATAAAATCTTTTTTGGATAAATATGTTATAGGACAAAATGAGGCAAAAAAAATAATTTCTGTTGCTGTTTATAATCATTATAAACGTATTTCTCAAAAAGAAAAAGAAAAAGAAAAAAATGAGCAACATACAGAAATAGAAAAATCAAATATATTATTGATCGGAAAGACAGGTACAGGGAAAACCTTATTAGCAAAAAGTATATCTAAACTTTTAAAAGTTCCTTTTGCTATAGCTGATGCTACAACTTTAACTGAAGCAGGATATGTAGGAGAAGACGTTGAATCTATTTTAACAAGATTATTACAATCTGTTAATTACGACATACGTTCCGCGGAAAAGGGAATAATATTTTTAGATGAAATAGATAAAATTTCTAGAAAAAGTAATAATCCTTCCATCACCAGAGATGTATCTGGAGAAGGAGTCCAACAAGCTCTACTTAAAATACTGGAAGGATCCGTAATAAATGTCCCTCCACAAGGAGGGAGAAAACATCCGGATCAAAAAATGATACAGATCAATACTGAAAATATATTATTTATAGCTGGAGGAACTTTTGATGGAATCGAAAAAATAATTTCTGATAGAATAGAAAAAATATCTATAGGTTTTCTTACCAAAGAAAGAAAAAAAAATAATAGAGAAAAAAATTACCATTATCTAAAAAATATTTTAGCTATAGATTTAAAAAAATTTGGTTTAATACCTGAAATCATAGGAAGATTTCCTATAATAACTAATCTAAATCCATTAGATAAAAACATGTTAAAACAAATACTAATAGAGCCAAAAAATGCTTTGATTAAACAATATAAAAAATTGTTTGATATGGATAAAGTATCTATAAACATTACAGATGAAGCTTTAGATATTATAGTAGATAAAACTTTTCAATTAGGTCTTGGAGCTAGAGGATTACGAACTTTTTGTGAAAAAATATTTCTTGATTATATGTTCGATATAGAAAACATTAAAAATGTATTGAATGTAGATAAAAATATTGTCATGAAAAAACTTTCTAATTACTAA
- a CDS encoding adenylate kinase family protein, giving the protein MIHIILFGPPGCGKGTQAKIIANKFNFIHLSSGMIFRDHIRKKTSLGKIVRYYINKGTLVPDLITTNMLNLEIQKYSHAKGIIYDGYPRTKNQIFSLERRLKKFFLGKINIIFYFSIQKNLIINRLLKRGKTSHRDDDANILTVQRRIKEYDKETSFIWNNGKKWKNNIIKLNASLSIDQISTFIEEKIKNIKK; this is encoded by the coding sequence ATGATACATATTATATTGTTTGGTCCACCAGGATGTGGAAAAGGAACCCAAGCTAAAATTATAGCTAATAAATTTAATTTTATTCACTTATCTAGTGGAATGATTTTTAGAGATCATATAAGAAAAAAAACAAGTTTAGGAAAAATCGTTAGGTATTATATTAATAAAGGGACGTTAGTCCCTGATCTTATTACTACAAATATGTTGAATTTAGAAATTCAAAAATATTCTCATGCTAAAGGTATTATTTATGATGGATATCCTAGAACAAAAAATCAAATTTTTTCTTTAGAAAGAAGATTAAAAAAATTTTTTCTAGGAAAAATAAATATAATTTTCTATTTTTCAATTCAAAAAAATTTGATAATAAATAGATTATTAAAAAGAGGAAAAACAAGTCATCGTGATGATGACGCAAATATTCTTACAGTACAAAGAAGAATAAAAGAATATGATAAGGAAACTTCTTTTATTTGGAATAATGGAAAAAAATGGAAAAATAATATAATAAAATTAAATGCCTCTCTTTCTATAGATCAAATTTCTACTTTTATAGAAGAAAAAATAAAAAATATCAAAAAATAA
- the obgE gene encoding GTPase ObgE, translated as MKNSFIDFIKIYCKSGDGGPGCIHFYRDKYIVRGGPDGGSGGNGGNIIIQGNPHIHTFFHLRYKRHWMAKSGCPGGGNNITGSNGKDLLIEVPIGTIIKNEKKNVIMEITKDFHKKILFEGGKGGKGNAFFKSSTHRSPYYAQSGIKTKENCIFLELKIFSDVGFVGFPNTGKSTLLSVLTKAKPKIGNFAFTTKKPHLGVVKMNFNSFLVADIPGIIENASEGKGLGHYFLRHIERNSVLLFLVSSETKNKKTEYFILLNELKKFSYKLLNKKRLLAISKSDLIDDKKKRKIRNLFLKENIIFISSFTKEGLIELKNKLWNLISN; from the coding sequence ATGAAAAATAGTTTTATAGATTTTATAAAAATTTATTGTAAAAGTGGAGATGGAGGGCCTGGATGTATCCATTTTTATAGAGATAAATATATAGTAAGAGGAGGGCCTGATGGTGGATCAGGTGGAAATGGAGGCAATATTATTATCCAAGGGAATCCTCATATTCATACTTTTTTTCATTTGAGATATAAAAGACATTGGATGGCAAAATCTGGTTGTCCTGGTGGAGGAAATAATATAACAGGAAGTAACGGTAAAGATTTATTAATAGAAGTTCCCATAGGAACTATAATAAAAAATGAAAAAAAAAATGTGATAATGGAGATCACTAAAGATTTCCATAAAAAAATTTTATTTGAAGGAGGAAAAGGAGGAAAAGGAAATGCTTTTTTTAAAAGTTCAACTCATCGATCTCCTTATTATGCACAATCAGGAATAAAAACAAAAGAAAATTGTATTTTTTTAGAACTAAAGATTTTTTCAGATGTAGGATTTGTAGGGTTTCCTAATACGGGTAAATCTACTTTACTTTCTGTTCTTACAAAAGCAAAACCAAAAATAGGAAATTTTGCTTTTACTACTAAAAAACCACATTTAGGTGTAGTTAAAATGAATTTTAATTCTTTTTTAGTTGCAGATATTCCAGGTATTATAGAAAATGCGTCTGAAGGAAAAGGTTTAGGACATTATTTTTTAAGACATATAGAACGTAATTCTGTTTTATTATTTCTTGTTTCTTCAGAAACAAAAAATAAGAAAACAGAATATTTTATATTGTTAAATGAACTAAAAAAATTTAGCTATAAATTATTAAATAAAAAACGTTTATTAGCAATTTCTAAATCTGACTTAATTGATGACAAAAAAAAAAGAAAAATAAGGAATCTTTTTTTGAAAGAAAATATTATTTTCATATCTTCTTTTACAAAAGAAGGATTAATTGAATTAAAGAATAAGTTATGGAACTTAATTAGTAATTAG
- the lpdA gene encoding dihydrolipoyl dehydrogenase: MHFDIIILGSGPAGYVSSIRAAQLGMKTAIIEKESLGGICLNWGCIPTKSLLNSAKILQSIRKNGELFGIKNDQIKIDYSKIIDKSRNAVDKMKKGISFLMKKNGIHVIHGNAKLKKEKKIEIFQNEKSVGEYKSRHIVIATGAIPKIEKKFQYDGKKIITYKEALSSLSLPKKIIIVGSGSIGLEFAYFYHSMGTKVTILEIATKLFPNGDDEISDYLESSLNKMGITSYTSSSINKITYTNNGKILVEVKTLEDNHIVLETDIVLYAIGIIPNIKLIGLEEIGIQIEKGFIVVDDNYRTNIDGYYAIGDVINTPSLAHVASHEAINCIENIKGFSCQKIDYNNVPKCVYSFPEIASVGYTEKESKEKGFKVKVSKFPFSAIGRAISDEYTDGFVKVIFDAKYDEWIGCHMIGNQVTDLISEVVIARKLEATSYEVMGTIHPHPSLSESILESVSNAYGKAIHL; the protein is encoded by the coding sequence ATGCATTTTGATATTATTATTTTAGGAAGTGGTCCAGCTGGTTATGTATCATCGATACGTGCTGCACAATTAGGAATGAAAACAGCTATAATAGAAAAAGAATCTCTTGGAGGAATTTGTTTAAATTGGGGTTGTATTCCTACTAAATCTCTTTTAAATAGTGCAAAAATTTTACAATCTATCAGAAAAAATGGAGAATTATTTGGAATAAAAAATGATCAAATAAAGATTGATTATTCTAAAATTATTGATAAAAGTAGAAATGCAGTAGATAAAATGAAAAAAGGAATTTCATTTTTAATGAAAAAGAACGGAATTCATGTTATTCATGGAAATGCAAAATTGAAAAAAGAAAAAAAAATTGAAATATTTCAAAATGAAAAAAGTGTAGGAGAATATAAGTCTAGACACATTGTTATCGCTACTGGAGCAATTCCTAAAATTGAAAAAAAGTTTCAATATGATGGAAAAAAAATTATAACATATAAAGAAGCTCTTTCTTCTCTTTCTTTACCAAAAAAAATAATTATTGTGGGTTCTGGATCTATAGGATTGGAGTTTGCATATTTTTACCATTCTATGGGAACAAAAGTTACTATTTTAGAAATTGCTACAAAACTTTTTCCAAATGGAGATGATGAAATTTCTGATTATTTAGAATCATCATTAAATAAAATGGGAATTACAAGTTATACATCTTCTTCTATTAATAAAATCACCTATACTAATAATGGAAAAATATTAGTTGAAGTAAAAACTTTAGAAGACAATCATATCGTTTTAGAGACTGATATAGTTTTATATGCTATAGGAATTATTCCTAATATAAAATTAATTGGATTAGAAGAAATAGGAATTCAAATTGAAAAAGGATTTATTGTAGTAGATGACAATTACCGTACTAATATAGATGGATATTATGCTATAGGAGATGTGATAAATACTCCTTCTTTAGCTCATGTTGCTTCACATGAAGCGATAAATTGTATTGAAAATATAAAAGGTTTTAGTTGTCAAAAAATAGATTATAACAATGTTCCTAAATGTGTATATTCATTTCCTGAAATTGCTTCAGTAGGTTATACTGAAAAAGAATCAAAAGAAAAAGGATTTAAGGTAAAAGTCTCTAAATTTCCATTTAGTGCTATTGGAAGAGCAATTTCTGATGAATATACCGATGGATTTGTAAAAGTAATTTTTGATGCTAAATATGATGAATGGATAGGTTGTCATATGATAGGTAATCAGGTAACTGATTTAATATCAGAGGTAGTAATTGCAAGAAAATTAGAAGCTACTAGTTATGAAGTTATGGGAACTATACATCCACATCCATCATTAAGTGAATCTATTTTAGAATCTGTATCAAATGCTTATGGAAAAGCAATTCATTTATAA